The proteins below are encoded in one region of Myxococcales bacterium:
- a CDS encoding sigma-54-dependent Fis family transcriptional regulator, whose product MEVAKRILLADDEVNLRRVLSAQLQRDGFEVTVVDHGQAAIDMLKAQHVDVVITDMRMPHVDGMTLLRHVNEHYQGIPVIMITAHGTVDTAVEALKLGAFDYITKPFEREEFRHVVAKASRTSALSQGDAGRETMSTTRETLIGSSAAMNQVAQVIERVSDTPSTVLITGESGTGKELIARMLHETGSRRDKPFIAVHCAAIPSELIESELFGYEKGAFTGAVTSKPGRFELAHGGTLFLDEIGEIPLPIQVKLLRVLQESEFERVGGIRTIKVDVRLVAATNRDLQTEINEGRFREDLYYRLNVVQTRLPPLRERKEDIPLFVQHFIAKFNERLGKQVSGIAPEAMAVLQDHGWRGNIRELENVMERCVLFCDGDLIQVDAIPQELSQNISSYPPRNSSFPSSPGDLSSPNLGLKDAVREATQRIERDIIVQALEQTDFNVTHAAKLLKISRKSLQTKMKEFGLRSDRS is encoded by the coding sequence ATGGAAGTAGCAAAACGTATATTACTTGCTGATGACGAAGTGAACTTGAGACGGGTTTTGTCTGCGCAATTGCAGCGCGACGGCTTTGAGGTCACGGTGGTAGATCACGGCCAAGCCGCCATCGATATGCTAAAAGCCCAACATGTGGACGTGGTGATTACTGATATGCGTATGCCTCACGTCGATGGCATGACCTTGCTTCGCCACGTTAATGAGCACTACCAAGGCATTCCGGTGATCATGATCACAGCACACGGCACCGTGGATACTGCGGTCGAAGCGCTCAAGCTTGGCGCTTTTGATTACATCACCAAGCCTTTTGAACGCGAAGAGTTCCGTCATGTTGTTGCTAAGGCATCACGCACCAGTGCGCTTTCCCAAGGTGATGCTGGGCGGGAAACCATGAGCACGACGCGTGAAACACTCATTGGCAGTTCGGCTGCCATGAACCAAGTTGCGCAGGTAATTGAACGTGTCTCAGATACACCGAGCACCGTACTCATCACGGGAGAAAGCGGCACGGGTAAAGAACTTATTGCGCGCATGCTGCATGAAACAGGCTCACGACGCGATAAACCTTTCATTGCAGTGCACTGCGCAGCCATTCCTTCTGAGTTGATTGAAAGCGAACTTTTTGGTTACGAAAAGGGCGCGTTCACTGGCGCTGTCACGAGCAAACCAGGACGTTTTGAGCTCGCGCATGGTGGCACCCTGTTTTTAGATGAAATCGGCGAAATCCCTTTGCCTATTCAGGTCAAACTGCTGCGTGTGCTTCAAGAAAGCGAATTTGAACGCGTAGGCGGAATTCGCACCATTAAAGTAGACGTGCGTCTTGTGGCTGCAACCAATCGAGATCTGCAAACTGAAATCAATGAAGGCCGTTTTCGTGAAGATTTGTACTATCGGCTCAACGTGGTGCAAACACGCCTTCCGCCTTTGCGTGAACGCAAAGAAGACATCCCTTTATTTGTTCAGCATTTTATCGCCAAGTTCAATGAACGTTTGGGCAAACAGGTTTCTGGGATTGCGCCTGAGGCCATGGCAGTGCTTCAAGATCATGGATGGCGAGGCAACATCCGTGAACTCGAAAACGTGATGGAACGTTGCGTGCTTTTTTGCGACGGCGACCTCATTCAGGTGGACGCTATCCCTCAAGAACTGAGCCAGAACATCAGCAGCTATCCACCGCGCAATTCGTCCTTTCCCAGCAGTCCGGGGGATCTCAGTTCTCCAAATCTCGGTCTAAAAGATGCGGTGCGTGAAGCTACACAGCGCATTGAACGCGATATTATCGTCCAAGCGCTCGAACAAACGGACTTCAACGTCACCCACGCCGCTAAGTTATTAAAAATCTCACGGAAGAGCCTACAAACTAAAATGAAAGAATTCGGTCTGCGCTCCGACCGTTCGTAA
- a CDS encoding sulfurtransferase yields the protein MDHSPGFLALVTEAKKDINECSVQEAWRKAQDEALGTKIFLIDVREESEFAAGHAKHATHLGRGILERDIEAKVPDKEAEILLYCGGGYRSALSARNLILMGYKRVWSVAGGFRAWQDQELPIDK from the coding sequence ATGGATCATTCCCCAGGGTTTTTAGCCTTAGTCACCGAGGCAAAGAAAGATATTAACGAATGCAGTGTGCAAGAGGCATGGCGTAAAGCCCAAGACGAGGCGCTCGGTACAAAGATCTTTTTGATTGATGTTCGCGAAGAAAGTGAGTTTGCCGCTGGGCATGCTAAACATGCGACGCATCTTGGTCGCGGGATTCTCGAACGCGATATCGAAGCAAAGGTTCCCGACAAAGAAGCCGAGATTCTTTTGTACTGCGGCGGTGGTTATCGCTCGGCCCTTTCAGCGCGAAACCTGATCCTGATGGGTTACAAGCGTGTCTGGTCCGTGGCCGGTGGTTTCAGAGCGTGGCAAGACCAAGAGCTCCCCATCGACAAGTGA
- a CDS encoding serine/threonine protein kinase: MSHTPDNERSNLRGTVLDGRYHMGSCIGVGGTGLVFEAQCVETGHEFAVKMLQSRFATNPDLCRRLRREAQVARTVAHPSVVTVHDQGLLSDGSPYAVMEKVSGESLSRFFDRFQVLDPQHMAAIGIRIAAILHRVHRLGYTHRDLKPEHVLLDRTADGGLKVQLLDFGVCASLTMSPEERRLEQGRVYGTPNFVSPEQASGNPFVDGRADIFSLGVVLFQGLTGRLPFTGSHVPTLLSRIMLKDAPRVELIAQHIDRDMDAIVARSLARRREERFQNARAIARALSYHVPNRAQVEQEVASNLQLARDSEQFRPTFSDQESQAIVAA; this comes from the coding sequence ATGTCACACACACCGGACAATGAACGCTCAAATCTGCGAGGCACCGTCCTTGATGGACGCTATCATATGGGCTCCTGCATTGGCGTAGGCGGCACAGGCCTGGTGTTTGAGGCACAATGCGTTGAGACGGGTCATGAGTTCGCTGTAAAAATGCTGCAATCGCGTTTTGCGACCAATCCGGACCTTTGCCGACGTCTTCGTCGTGAAGCACAAGTTGCCCGAACAGTGGCCCACCCAAGTGTTGTTACCGTCCACGATCAGGGGCTACTCAGTGACGGCTCACCCTATGCTGTCATGGAGAAAGTATCTGGCGAGAGCCTTTCGCGCTTTTTTGATCGTTTTCAAGTCCTCGATCCCCAGCACATGGCTGCCATTGGCATTCGTATCGCCGCTATTCTTCACCGCGTGCATCGACTCGGCTACACCCACCGTGATCTGAAACCCGAGCATGTGCTTTTGGATCGCACCGCCGATGGAGGATTAAAAGTTCAACTGCTGGATTTTGGTGTTTGTGCTTCACTAACAATGTCACCGGAAGAGCGGCGTTTGGAGCAAGGTCGTGTTTACGGAACGCCTAACTTTGTCTCACCTGAGCAAGCGTCGGGTAATCCTTTTGTCGATGGAAGAGCGGATATCTTTTCGCTAGGCGTGGTACTCTTTCAGGGACTTACGGGTCGTCTTCCTTTCACTGGATCGCACGTACCAACCCTGCTTAGCCGCATCATGCTCAAAGATGCACCACGCGTCGAACTGATTGCCCAGCACATTGATCGCGACATGGACGCTATCGTTGCCCGCTCACTGGCACGGCGCCGCGAGGAACGCTTTCAGAATGCTCGCGCCATCGCGCGTGCCCTATCCTATCATGTGCCTAACCGGGCGCAGGTCGAGCAGGAAGTTGCCTCAAATCTTCAACTTGCCCGCGATTCTGAGCAATTCCGACCGACTTTTAGCGATCAAGAATCGCAAGCCATTGTAGCCGCCTAA
- a CDS encoding Crp/Fnr family transcriptional regulator produces the protein MSVAHSHHALCVLHCPSAQKSVFESLSHQHQERCLFRYESLAPRDQLPPAWFERFAFGLVHSGTVIRQRIDANGNATSVDIACAGALLPLHWPLSHTQEDISSSGYAVSQLNVCLLPLEWFEKQIDSNHQIEHDLLRLQSEAMERMERLGDARNRGSVQEKLATLLCALADTLKLETLLPEGLQQKDLAVLLGARHETVCRVLKDFEQRGAILRSKDGMQIDRALLMS, from the coding sequence ATGTCCGTAGCGCACTCCCATCATGCTTTGTGTGTCTTGCATTGTCCTTCCGCTCAGAAAAGCGTATTTGAATCGCTTTCGCACCAACATCAAGAACGGTGTTTGTTTCGTTACGAAAGCCTAGCGCCGCGAGATCAATTGCCGCCCGCTTGGTTTGAACGTTTTGCTTTCGGACTGGTCCATTCTGGAACTGTGATTCGTCAGCGTATTGATGCCAATGGCAACGCAACCTCGGTTGATATTGCCTGCGCAGGTGCTCTATTGCCACTTCATTGGCCTCTGTCACACACACAAGAAGATATCTCTTCCAGCGGTTACGCGGTAAGCCAGCTCAACGTATGTCTACTTCCCCTGGAATGGTTTGAAAAGCAAATAGACAGCAATCATCAAATCGAACACGATTTGCTTCGGCTGCAATCTGAAGCCATGGAACGCATGGAACGACTCGGTGACGCTCGCAATCGTGGAAGTGTTCAAGAAAAACTGGCAACATTGCTTTGTGCGCTTGCAGACACGCTTAAGCTCGAAACGCTTTTACCGGAAGGTTTACAACAAAAAGATCTGGCTGTGCTCCTAGGTGCTCGTCACGAAACGGTATGCCGTGTTCTAAAAGACTTTGAACAGCGCGGCGCTATCCTACGATCGAAAGATGGAATGCAAATCGACAGAGCTTTATTGATGAGCTAG
- a CDS encoding twin-arginine translocase TatA/TatE family subunit, with translation MFGVSSGELIVIAIILLIAVGPDRMPTLMKAGGRAIREFRKAATELRKTTGIDELLRDDDFRAPMRPLARRLPTTVKDKPVQEQPTPKPSALRSLNAEELEQEEPIQGVDVAYLEAATETPEQREPKA, from the coding sequence ATGTTTGGTGTGAGTTCCGGCGAGCTAATCGTCATTGCTATCATTTTGCTCATTGCAGTAGGCCCTGATCGGATGCCTACTCTTATGAAGGCGGGCGGACGTGCCATTCGCGAGTTTAGAAAAGCAGCCACCGAACTTCGCAAAACAACTGGGATTGACGAGCTCTTAAGAGACGATGATTTTCGAGCACCAATGCGCCCACTAGCGCGTCGTCTTCCAACCACAGTTAAAGATAAACCGGTTCAAGAGCAACCTACACCAAAACCTTCTGCTCTGCGTTCACTGAACGCCGAGGAGCTTGAACAAGAAGAGCCCATCCAAGGCGTGGATGTTGCCTATCTTGAGGCCGCAACGGAAACGCCGGAGCAAAGGGAGCCTAAAGCGTGA
- the tatC gene encoding twin-arginine translocase subunit TatC, whose translation MSNEALPNTPENEVEMGFFEHLGELRTRMIRALWGFLPCFSLAWIFRERLLDLLVQPLVVHWADRGLGEPQLHFANPVDPFVNYVKIALVFGLLLASPWVFWQLWGFISPGMYRHEKKIAIPFAFASTLFFAGGALFGYLVVFPGVFDTLLAFAGPLPSGTVKLTPTIMIGEYLNFATRLLIAFGVVFEVPVVVTTISLAGLVTAKQLLQFGRWWIAIAAIVSAALTPPDVGSQLIMLGPMIVLYFLSVGIAFLIEKKRKSKG comes from the coding sequence GTGAGCAACGAAGCTTTGCCAAACACCCCCGAGAACGAAGTGGAGATGGGATTCTTCGAGCATCTTGGCGAACTGCGCACACGCATGATCCGAGCCTTGTGGGGATTTTTGCCTTGTTTTTCATTGGCATGGATATTTAGAGAACGACTTTTGGATCTACTCGTGCAACCGCTAGTCGTGCACTGGGCCGATCGCGGCTTGGGCGAGCCCCAACTGCATTTTGCAAACCCCGTTGACCCTTTTGTAAACTACGTAAAAATCGCGCTTGTCTTTGGATTGCTTTTGGCAAGCCCTTGGGTTTTTTGGCAGCTTTGGGGTTTTATTTCGCCAGGCATGTACCGGCATGAAAAAAAGATAGCGATTCCCTTTGCCTTTGCCTCTACCTTGTTCTTCGCTGGTGGCGCCCTGTTTGGCTACTTGGTTGTTTTCCCTGGGGTGTTCGACACCTTGCTTGCCTTTGCCGGCCCCTTGCCAAGCGGCACCGTAAAACTAACGCCCACTATTATGATAGGTGAGTATCTTAATTTTGCGACGCGTTTGTTGATTGCTTTTGGTGTGGTCTTCGAAGTACCTGTTGTGGTCACTACCATTTCGCTTGCGGGATTGGTGACTGCAAAACAGCTTCTGCAATTTGGTCGCTGGTGGATCGCTATCGCCGCCATCGTTTCCGCTGCGCTTACGCCACCCGATGTCGGCTCTCAACTCATCATGCTGGGACCCATGATTGTGCTTTACTTTTTATCGGTAGGCATTGCTTTCCTGATCGAAAAGAAACGAAAATCTAAAGGATAA